The following coding sequences are from one Candidatus Zixiibacteriota bacterium window:
- a CDS encoding GTP-binding protein, translating into MAKEKFVRTKPHVNVGTIGHVDHGKTTLTAAMTMVLSRRGL; encoded by the coding sequence ATGGCGAAGGAGAAATTTGTACGGACGAAGCCGCATGTTAATGTAGGTACGATTGGTCATGTGGATCATGGTAAGACGACGTTGACGGCGGCGATGACGATGGTTTTGAGTCGTCGGGGTTTG